A stretch of Myxococcus hansupus DNA encodes these proteins:
- a CDS encoding 1,4-dihydroxy-2-naphthoyl-CoA synthase yields MVSDIFNPARWKAVEGFKFKDITFHRAVDQGTVRIAFNRPEVRNAFRPRTVDELSRALEATRFMTDVGCVLITGNGPSPKDGGWAFCSGGDQRIRGKDGYKYEGEEGESDPARLGRLHILEVQRQIRFLPKAVIAVVPGWAVGGGHSLHVVCDMTIASKEHAVFKQTDADVASFDAGYGSALLARQIGQKRAREIFFVGANYSAEEAFQMGMVNAVVPHAQLEEFALEWAAEINTKSPTAIKMLKYAFNLPDDGLVGQQLFAGEATRLAYGTDEAQEGRDAFVQKRKRDFKRFPWSY; encoded by the coding sequence ATGGTCTCGGACATCTTCAACCCGGCGCGCTGGAAGGCCGTCGAGGGCTTCAAGTTCAAGGACATCACCTTCCACCGCGCGGTGGACCAGGGCACGGTCCGTATCGCGTTCAACCGCCCCGAGGTCCGCAACGCCTTCCGGCCGCGCACCGTGGACGAGCTGTCCCGCGCGTTGGAGGCCACGCGCTTCATGACGGACGTGGGCTGCGTGCTCATCACCGGCAACGGCCCGTCGCCCAAGGACGGCGGCTGGGCGTTCTGCTCCGGTGGTGACCAGCGCATCCGCGGCAAGGACGGCTACAAGTACGAGGGCGAAGAGGGCGAGTCCGACCCCGCGCGCCTGGGCCGCCTGCACATCCTGGAGGTCCAGCGGCAGATTCGCTTCCTGCCCAAGGCCGTCATCGCCGTGGTGCCGGGCTGGGCGGTGGGCGGTGGGCACAGCCTGCACGTCGTCTGCGACATGACCATCGCCAGCAAGGAGCACGCGGTGTTCAAGCAGACCGACGCGGACGTGGCGTCGTTCGACGCGGGCTACGGCTCGGCGCTGCTGGCGCGGCAGATTGGCCAGAAGCGGGCGCGGGAGATCTTCTTCGTCGGGGCGAACTACTCGGCGGAAGAGGCGTTCCAGATGGGCATGGTCAACGCCGTGGTGCCTCACGCGCAGTTGGAGGAGTTCGCGTTGGAGTGGGCGGCGGAGATCAACACGAAGAGCCCCACGGCCATCAAGATGCTCAAGTACGCCTTCAACCTGCCGGATGACGGACTGGTGGGCCAGCAGCTCTTCGCGGGTGAGGCCACGCGTCTGGCCTACGGCACCGACGAGGCGCAGGAAGGCCGCGACGCCTTCGTCCAGAAGCGCAAGCGCGACTTCAAGCGCTTCCCCTGGTCGTACTGA
- the trhA gene encoding PAQR family membrane homeostasis protein TrhA, translating to MASRDGIDTLLLIESVKPRLRGMSHAVAFVAALVGCLQLALLPTPGTQYVANLVFGGSLVLMFGVSATYHRFTWGMDAYRRIQRCDHAAIYILIAGSFTPMATLDTTGDTSLYLLWLMWIAALTGAGLTLAGIHTSRGLRSGLYVALGALATPVMLRLPEVIGSGRVAWLVLGGALYAVGAVIYARRWPDPVPTVFGYHEIFHLLVVAAAGVHYAVILDIVTRR from the coding sequence ATGGCGTCCCGAGATGGCATCGACACCCTGCTCCTCATCGAAAGCGTCAAGCCGCGGCTGCGCGGCATGTCCCATGCCGTGGCCTTCGTGGCGGCGCTCGTGGGGTGCCTCCAACTCGCGCTCCTGCCGACCCCGGGGACGCAGTACGTGGCGAACCTGGTGTTCGGCGGCAGCCTGGTGCTGATGTTCGGCGTGAGCGCCACCTATCACCGCTTCACGTGGGGCATGGATGCGTACCGGCGCATCCAGCGCTGCGACCACGCGGCCATCTACATCCTCATCGCGGGCTCCTTCACGCCCATGGCCACGCTGGACACGACGGGGGACACGAGCCTCTATCTGCTCTGGCTGATGTGGATTGCCGCCCTGACGGGCGCGGGGCTCACCCTCGCGGGCATCCACACTTCGCGAGGGTTGCGCTCGGGGCTCTACGTGGCGCTGGGCGCCTTGGCCACGCCGGTGATGCTGCGGCTGCCGGAGGTGATTGGTTCGGGCCGCGTGGCGTGGCTCGTGCTGGGCGGCGCCCTCTACGCCGTGGGTGCCGTCATCTACGCGCGCCGCTGGCCCGACCCGGTGCCCACCGTGTTCGGCTACCACGAGATCTTCCACCTGCTCGTCGTCGCCGCGGCGGGCGTGCACTACGCCGTCATCCTGGACATCGTGACGCGGCGCTGA